A region from the Sulfurospirillum oryzae genome encodes:
- a CDS encoding sulfite oxidase — translation MSQNASLDRRGFFKKSGILALVTAVGSEIPFAQNLSRGLIPVAMAAPSMAELGIPGKSLELVVLGDKPVVAETPPHLLDSEVTPNDLMFIRNNGLVPASLDASTWTLTIGSEATATSPARESESTKRTVTFTIAELKSKFKHYTSNLVIECGGNGRAEFNPPAKGNQWTLGGVGCPSWTGVRLKDVLNYVGLKNDAVYIGYYGADPHLSGDTSKVSISRGAPIKKALEEDALIVWEMNGEPLPVQNGYPLRLIVPGYPASVSGKWLNRIVVRNKVHDGAKMVDDYRTPCTPVEPASDVPESNMCVIEEMPIKSLITYPSSGTKFNFGDKVEIRGNAWSGIGDVKEVLVSIDFGATWIKTNLKKPKNKFAWQRFSANLKFPSKGYYELWTRAVDKKGVSQPMVIPGWNPKGYLNNATHRIAVKIV, via the coding sequence ATGAGTCAAAACGCATCCCTAGATCGAAGAGGTTTTTTTAAGAAGAGTGGCATTCTTGCACTCGTAACCGCAGTAGGAAGTGAAATTCCTTTTGCACAAAATCTTTCAAGAGGATTGATCCCCGTAGCAATGGCTGCACCTTCTATGGCGGAACTGGGCATCCCTGGCAAAAGTTTGGAGTTGGTCGTTTTGGGTGACAAGCCTGTTGTGGCTGAAACACCACCGCACCTTTTGGATAGCGAAGTAACGCCGAATGATCTTATGTTCATTCGTAACAATGGATTGGTTCCAGCGAGTCTTGATGCATCCACATGGACGCTTACCATTGGCTCGGAAGCAACGGCTACTTCTCCTGCGAGGGAAAGCGAGTCAACGAAGCGTACGGTTACCTTTACGATAGCAGAGCTTAAAAGCAAGTTCAAACACTACACCAGTAACTTGGTAATAGAATGCGGTGGTAATGGAAGGGCTGAGTTTAATCCACCTGCAAAAGGCAATCAATGGACACTTGGAGGTGTTGGCTGTCCATCGTGGACGGGCGTGCGCCTTAAAGATGTTTTGAACTATGTAGGGCTTAAAAATGATGCTGTTTACATTGGTTATTATGGGGCAGATCCACATCTGAGTGGTGATACGTCAAAAGTTTCCATTTCTCGTGGTGCTCCGATTAAAAAGGCGCTAGAAGAAGATGCTTTAATCGTCTGGGAGATGAACGGCGAGCCATTGCCCGTTCAAAATGGCTACCCTTTGCGTTTGATCGTTCCAGGTTACCCCGCATCGGTCAGCGGCAAGTGGCTTAACCGCATCGTGGTACGCAACAAAGTGCATGATGGTGCGAAAATGGTTGATGACTACCGTACGCCTTGCACGCCAGTGGAGCCTGCGAGTGACGTACCTGAGAGCAATATGTGTGTCATTGAAGAGATGCCGATTAAGTCGTTGATTACGTATCCATCGTCGGGCACGAAGTTTAATTTTGGTGATAAAGTCGAAATTCGTGGTAATGCGTGGAGTGGCATCGGAGATGTCAAAGAGGTTCTTGTTTCCATTGACTTTGGGGCAACGTGGATCAAAACAAACCTCAAAAAACCTAAAAATAAATTTGCATGGCAACGCTTTAGTGCCAATCTCAAATTTCCTTCCAAAGGTTACTATGAACTGTGGACACGCGCAGTCGATAAAAAAGGTGTTTCCCAGCCAATGGTCATCCCTGGTTGGAATCCTAAGGGCTATCTCAACAATGCAACGCACCGCATCGCTGTTAAGATCGTCTAA
- the fliN gene encoding flagellar motor switch protein FliN, translating into MTLDAADQEYVARKLLSGFENLLDISVDFVAELGTTNITIQKLLKLEKGSVIDLEKPAGESVELYINNKIFGKGEVMVYEKNLAIRINEILDSKTVIQYFKKENL; encoded by the coding sequence ATGACATTGGACGCAGCCGATCAAGAGTATGTCGCACGAAAACTTCTCTCAGGATTTGAAAATCTTTTAGATATTAGCGTTGATTTTGTGGCAGAACTTGGAACGACCAATATTACGATACAAAAGCTCTTAAAGCTTGAAAAAGGCTCTGTTATCGACCTTGAAAAACCAGCGGGTGAGAGTGTTGAGCTTTACATCAATAATAAAATTTTTGGTAAAGGAGAAGTCATGGTCTATGAAAAAAACCTTGCTATCCGTATCAACGAAATCTTAGACTCTAAAACCGTTATCCAATACTTTAAGAAAGAGAATCTATGA
- a CDS encoding AEC family transporter codes for MTIAISILSIYAFIFLGFMAKRMLKEEMNEKGMILLSIYFFQPMLSFWGLSSRPINFSLLQAPFWYLAISLICVLISSLIAFMFFKEDIKEKSIITICVIIGNTGNLGIPLGIALFGDASILYMSLINITNVFIVYTLGVFFYSRGNFSIKQSLFNIVKLPVIWFATLALLMNIFEIKIHPAMQKPLEMGAYCTMVIQLVVFGMYLYNIKLRSINYKLLLHVSIIKFFITPLIAGFILYGLLDLEPMVATLIFIELIVPLAVTNVNLAALYECKPLDVTVLVFFTSLIFIPFFILISNLLHYLNIVSLP; via the coding sequence ATGACCATTGCTATCTCCATCTTGTCCATTTACGCCTTTATTTTTCTTGGCTTTATGGCAAAAAGGATGCTCAAAGAGGAGATGAATGAGAAGGGGATGATTCTTCTTTCCATCTACTTCTTTCAACCCATGCTCTCTTTTTGGGGTTTATCGAGCAGACCAATTAATTTTTCACTCCTTCAAGCACCTTTTTGGTATTTAGCTATCTCCTTAATTTGTGTGCTTATAAGCTCACTCATTGCATTTATGTTCTTTAAAGAGGACATCAAAGAAAAGTCTATTATCACTATTTGTGTCATCATTGGTAATACAGGAAATCTTGGGATTCCTCTTGGCATTGCCCTTTTTGGAGACGCTTCTATTTTGTACATGAGCCTTATCAATATTACCAATGTTTTCATCGTCTATACGCTCGGTGTCTTTTTCTACTCCAGAGGTAACTTTAGTATCAAACAATCTCTCTTTAACATTGTGAAGCTGCCTGTGATCTGGTTTGCAACACTAGCCCTCTTGATGAATATCTTTGAGATAAAAATCCATCCTGCAATGCAAAAGCCTTTGGAAATGGGCGCATACTGCACAATGGTCATTCAACTCGTCGTCTTTGGCATGTATCTTTACAACATCAAACTTCGCAGTATCAACTACAAACTGCTTTTACATGTAAGCATTATCAAGTTTTTTATTACGCCGCTTATTGCTGGTTTTATCCTTTATGGATTGCTGGATTTAGAGCCAATGGTAGCAACACTTATTTTTATTGAACTCATTGTTCCCCTTGCTGTTACCAATGTTAATTTAGCCGCTTTGTATGAGTGTAAACCACTTGATGTTACCGTCTTAGTCTTTTTTACATCGCTTATTTTCATCCCTTTCTTTATTCTTATCAGCAATCTTTTGCACTACCTTAACATCGTGAGTCTACCATGA
- a CDS encoding tRNA dihydrouridine synthase, which produces MNHEIDFERGILALAPLAGFTDLPFRSVVKKFGADVTFSEMISANALRYGSEKTFKMLTKSPRETPYIVQIAGSDLVSIKEAVLALNDIEGIDGIDLNCGCPVPKIISQEAGSSLLLNLPHMQKIIETIKTYSNKRYTSAKVRLGFSTKIPEEIAKACESAGVDFMSMHGRTRAGAYKAEVDYHAIARARAAVSIPVIANGDITSYEKALHVKEVTGCKSLMIGRGAVGNPWIFYQIKNELVHVEKTKILEIVLEHFDAMVDFYGEKGHSIFRKHLHTYSKGFREASEFRDKINRIEDDALMRETIATFFAQ; this is translated from the coding sequence ATGAATCATGAGATAGACTTTGAGCGAGGCATCCTAGCCCTCGCTCCTCTTGCTGGCTTTACAGACCTCCCTTTTCGTTCCGTTGTTAAAAAGTTTGGCGCAGATGTTACCTTTTCAGAAATGATTAGTGCAAATGCTCTGCGTTATGGCTCTGAGAAAACCTTCAAGATGCTTACCAAATCTCCGCGAGAAACACCCTACATTGTTCAAATTGCAGGATCTGATTTGGTGTCAATTAAAGAGGCTGTTTTAGCTCTGAATGACATTGAAGGGATTGATGGGATCGATCTGAACTGTGGCTGCCCTGTGCCAAAAATCATTTCGCAAGAGGCAGGCTCGTCACTTTTATTAAACTTGCCGCACATGCAGAAGATCATTGAGACAATAAAAACCTATTCAAATAAACGCTATACCAGCGCTAAAGTGCGTCTTGGGTTTAGTACCAAAATTCCTGAAGAGATTGCTAAAGCGTGTGAAAGCGCAGGCGTTGATTTTATGAGTATGCACGGCAGGACTCGTGCAGGGGCTTACAAAGCTGAAGTTGATTACCATGCGATTGCAAGAGCGCGTGCGGCTGTTAGCATTCCCGTTATTGCCAACGGTGACATCACAAGCTATGAAAAAGCTTTACATGTAAAAGAGGTGACAGGGTGTAAAAGCTTGATGATAGGGCGAGGTGCAGTGGGAAATCCATGGATTTTTTATCAGATTAAAAATGAGTTAGTTCATGTTGAAAAAACAAAAATCTTGGAGATTGTGCTAGAGCATTTCGATGCTATGGTCGATTTTTATGGCGAGAAAGGACACTCAATTTTTCGTAAGCATTTACACACGTACTCAAAAGGATTTCGCGAGGCATCTGAGTTTAGAGATAAAATTAACCGCATTGAAGATGATGCGCTAATGCGTGAAACGATAGCTACTTTTTTTGCTCAATAA
- a CDS encoding fatty-acid--CoA ligase, producing MGIKRYFLVTLIYMLAIGLYVYSFNGESTTLELFGFSMTLPVAFWIVLPILFLVIASIGHLVFYNFKDFLYKRALKKDIELFQEAARNRILGEEVTTSYKTDGFKFAGKVLQCMRFDAALPTTFLEEDVAKACAVAVSVTNGNYEDLKKYRLAKTNPLVIQNSINRLKIEPRSAVEVLKNCKDLNSELCLKAYDALLDFASFNEIKRYDFPQDKRTFRRMMERYLDADDSFDMDIKSIEDILEQFNADRADYLELAREIKIKLSPDALIALFEKLYNSKGAVAADAYLYVLYDLQMIDKIRELLLNSDPEDFVKFKTIMFLRDHGKSIDIDKFLRL from the coding sequence ATGGGAATCAAACGCTATTTTCTTGTAACACTAATTTATATGTTAGCTATTGGACTTTATGTCTATAGTTTTAATGGTGAGAGCACTACACTTGAGCTGTTTGGTTTCTCAATGACTCTACCTGTAGCGTTTTGGATTGTTCTTCCCATTTTATTTTTGGTTATTGCTTCTATTGGTCATCTGGTTTTTTATAATTTCAAAGATTTTTTGTATAAAAGAGCTTTGAAAAAAGATATTGAACTTTTTCAAGAGGCTGCAAGAAATCGTATTTTAGGCGAAGAAGTTACAACTTCTTATAAAACAGATGGCTTTAAATTCGCGGGCAAAGTATTGCAATGTATGCGTTTTGATGCGGCTCTTCCAACAACATTTCTTGAAGAAGATGTTGCTAAAGCGTGTGCGGTTGCAGTGAGTGTTACCAATGGCAATTATGAAGACTTAAAAAAATATAGACTTGCTAAAACGAATCCTCTTGTGATTCAAAACAGTATCAATCGCCTTAAAATAGAGCCTCGCTCGGCAGTAGAAGTGTTGAAAAACTGTAAAGATCTCAACAGCGAGCTTTGTCTTAAAGCTTATGATGCATTGCTTGATTTTGCAAGTTTTAACGAAATTAAACGTTATGACTTCCCTCAAGATAAGCGTACTTTCCGTCGTATGATGGAGCGTTATTTGGATGCTGATGATAGTTTTGATATGGATATAAAATCAATTGAAGATATTCTTGAACAGTTTAACGCGGATCGTGCTGACTATTTAGAGCTTGCTCGTGAGATTAAGATTAAACTCTCACCGGATGCTTTGATTGCTTTATTTGAAAAACTTTATAACAGCAAAGGTGCAGTTGCTGCTGATGCTTACTTGTATGTACTCTATGATCTTCAGATGATTGATAAAATCCGTGAGCTTTTACTCAATTCTGATCCTGAAGACTTTGTGAAATTTAAAACCATTATGTTCTTACGAGATCATGGAAAAAGTATTGACATCGACAAATTTTTGCGCCTATGA
- the dksA gene encoding RNA polymerase-binding protein DksA, with translation MREHELKHFEDILKERRVQIKKNIEDSMREIEDLKDTDVGDEADHASISTDRMIEQAISAQQMKELNEIEFAINKIRNGSYGICEMCEEEIGFQRLKVKPHARYCIVCREIIEKSAKNK, from the coding sequence ATGAGAGAACACGAATTAAAGCATTTCGAGGACATTCTTAAAGAGAGAAGAGTCCAAATCAAAAAAAACATTGAAGACTCGATGCGAGAAATCGAAGATCTTAAAGATACCGATGTAGGTGATGAAGCAGATCATGCTTCTATAAGTACAGATCGTATGATTGAGCAAGCTATTAGTGCGCAACAGATGAAAGAACTCAATGAGATAGAGTTTGCGATCAATAAAATCAGAAATGGCAGTTATGGTATTTGTGAAATGTGTGAAGAGGAAATTGGTTTTCAAAGACTCAAAGTGAAGCCTCATGCTAGATACTGCATTGTGTGCCGTGAGATTATCGAAAAATCAGCAAAAAATAAGTAA
- a CDS encoding 23S rRNA (pseudouridine(1915)-N(3))-methyltransferase RlmH, translated as MNVKVFTIEKSSDKALDAIAGEYTKMISRFAKVEEIKIFNKQIASAQMIGEKEARASYTKAYEPHLKGYNVALDVEGVELSSEQFSALFDQDVNVNFFIGGAFGFEEAFLGQTQKIISLSRLTYAHKIAKVVLFEQIYRGLCIKNNHPYHK; from the coding sequence ATGAATGTAAAGGTCTTTACGATCGAAAAAAGCAGCGATAAAGCATTGGATGCAATCGCTGGCGAATACACTAAAATGATCTCTCGCTTCGCAAAAGTCGAAGAGATCAAGATCTTTAATAAGCAGATTGCCTCAGCACAGATGATAGGTGAGAAAGAAGCTCGTGCTTCCTACACGAAAGCATACGAACCTCATTTAAAAGGGTATAATGTAGCGTTGGACGTGGAGGGAGTAGAACTGAGTAGTGAGCAATTTAGCGCACTTTTTGACCAAGATGTGAATGTCAATTTTTTCATTGGTGGTGCTTTTGGGTTTGAAGAGGCCTTTTTAGGTCAAACTCAAAAGATTATAAGTTTAAGTAGATTAACATACGCCCATAAGATCGCGAAAGTGGTTTTATTTGAGCAGATTTATAGGGGATTGTGTATAAAAAACAACCATCCCTATCATAAATAG
- the accD gene encoding acetyl-CoA carboxylase, carboxyltransferase subunit beta, producing the protein MRFAEIFSKIRKTQSTPNEAPSHWVKCSACQSLMYYKEIEQRFNVCPKCGFHMRISAKQRIDQLCDEGSFVEFDANLIPIDPLKFVDKKSYKKRIEEAQEKTGKNSSVLCGSCSIDGIRAQIVVFDFAFMGGSLGSVEGEKIVRAINRAMANKEGLIIVSASGGARMQESTFSLLQMSKTSAALAKLSEAKLPYISILTDPTMGGVSASFAFLGDIIMAEPGALVGFAGQRVIKQTIGADLPEGFQKAEFLLDHGLIDMIVTRTDMKKVVADLLKLLGENCQKDSFELRLKA; encoded by the coding sequence ATGCGATTTGCAGAAATTTTCTCTAAGATTCGAAAAACTCAATCTACTCCAAATGAAGCTCCAAGCCATTGGGTTAAGTGTAGCGCATGCCAATCTTTAATGTACTACAAAGAGATTGAACAACGTTTTAATGTCTGTCCCAAATGTGGTTTCCATATGCGAATTTCCGCAAAACAGCGCATCGATCAACTCTGTGATGAAGGCAGTTTTGTTGAATTTGATGCTAATTTAATACCGATAGATCCTTTAAAATTTGTGGATAAAAAATCGTATAAAAAACGTATTGAAGAGGCACAAGAAAAAACAGGTAAGAATTCTTCTGTATTATGTGGCTCATGCAGTATTGATGGCATCCGTGCGCAAATTGTTGTTTTTGACTTTGCTTTTATGGGTGGAAGTCTAGGTTCTGTTGAGGGCGAAAAGATTGTTCGTGCCATTAATCGTGCTATGGCAAATAAAGAGGGCTTAATTATCGTGAGTGCCAGCGGTGGTGCGCGTATGCAAGAGAGCACATTCTCGTTGCTTCAAATGTCTAAAACATCCGCGGCACTTGCAAAACTTTCTGAAGCTAAATTGCCTTACATCTCCATTCTCACCGATCCAACGATGGGAGGTGTTAGTGCATCATTTGCCTTTTTGGGCGATATAATTATGGCAGAACCAGGGGCACTGGTAGGATTTGCGGGGCAGAGGGTTATTAAACAGACCATCGGAGCAGATCTTCCAGAAGGATTTCAAAAAGCGGAATTCTTGTTAGACCATGGTTTAATCGATATGATCGTTACACGTACCGATATGAAAAAGGTGGTGGCAGATTTGTTGAAGCTTTTGGGTGAAAATTGTCAAAAAGATTCATTTGAGTTAAGACTCAAAGCATGA
- a CDS encoding inositol monophosphatase family protein: MSFIEAALRANLEVSELLHVKGLDESAHQSFDIGAGGDRSSGIDLEAEQIFIKHLLPFGEIVSEESGVIQSPNTSARIVLDPIDGSDNLLSHLPFFGTSIAYFENNQCTKAMITNLANGDVFIKDENGLRQGKIGKNSFNLVTCNTFSKVGIFERSYCSVHAHDKLQSAHIKYRSPGAFALSLAYAHDVSFVLYEGVMRTYDVEAGLFMCADLHTFYESDIFLVSKDKEIFDKIKSLFISN, from the coding sequence GTGAGCTTTATTGAAGCCGCACTCAGAGCGAATCTTGAGGTATCTGAGCTTTTACATGTAAAAGGGTTGGATGAGTCTGCTCACCAATCCTTCGACATTGGAGCGGGGGGAGATCGTAGCTCTGGAATTGATCTTGAGGCTGAACAGATTTTCATTAAACACCTTTTGCCTTTTGGCGAGATCGTCTCTGAGGAGAGTGGGGTGATACAAAGCCCCAATACCTCTGCTCGCATTGTCCTTGACCCCATTGATGGCAGTGATAATCTGCTTTCGCATCTTCCTTTCTTTGGTACCTCCATTGCTTATTTTGAAAACAATCAATGCACAAAAGCGATGATTACAAACTTAGCCAATGGCGATGTTTTTATCAAAGATGAAAACGGTTTGCGCCAAGGAAAAATAGGAAAAAATTCATTTAATTTGGTTACATGTAACACCTTTTCAAAAGTGGGAATTTTTGAGCGTTCTTACTGTTCAGTACACGCGCACGACAAGCTTCAAAGTGCTCATATTAAGTACCGCTCTCCTGGTGCTTTTGCACTCTCTTTAGCCTATGCACACGATGTTTCGTTTGTTTTGTATGAAGGTGTTATGCGCACTTATGATGTCGAAGCGGGACTCTTCATGTGTGCAGATCTTCATACCTTTTATGAGAGTGATATCTTCCTCGTAAGCAAAGATAAGGAAATTTTTGATAAAATAAAAAGTTTATTTATAAGCAATTAG